One window from the genome of Thalassospira xiamenensis M-5 = DSM 17429 encodes:
- a CDS encoding RNA polymerase sigma factor, which yields MSRQSQAMLDLIPQLRRYARSLTRSSHDAEDLLQDCLTNAVENEASWRGTNLRAWMTRIMTNLNYNNLRKNRRTPPHIPINTTDSDPGLQSPNLTVEHYAFREAAEKLPVDQRSVLMLVAIEGYSYGETAEILDIPVGTVMSRLSRARHFLAKQLSGNNIVELRSSR from the coding sequence ATGTCGCGACAGAGTCAGGCGATGCTTGATCTGATCCCGCAATTGCGCCGCTATGCGCGCAGCCTGACCCGATCATCGCACGATGCCGAAGACCTGTTGCAGGACTGCCTGACAAATGCTGTGGAAAACGAGGCATCCTGGCGCGGCACCAATCTGCGCGCATGGATGACACGAATCATGACCAATCTGAATTACAATAACCTGCGCAAAAACCGCCGCACCCCGCCACATATCCCAATCAATACCACCGACAGCGATCCGGGTCTGCAAAGTCCCAATCTGACTGTCGAACATTATGCCTTTCGCGAGGCAGCGGAAAAATTGCCGGTCGATCAGCGATCTGTATTGATGTTGGTGGCGATTGAAGGATACAGCTATGGCGAAACCGCAGAGATTCTTGACATACCGGTAGGCACGGTAATGTCACGCCTGTCACGTGCCCGTCACTTCCTTGCCAAACAGCTTTCCGGCAACAATATTGTTGAATTACGGAGTTCCAGATGA